The following are encoded in a window of Streptococcus pasteurianus genomic DNA:
- a CDS encoding helix-hairpin-helix domain-containing protein yields the protein MIEEIKEKLLENKTLAAVLGIILVMIIGFFAWLNVTKTTADAQNDLPALSTTFSTSSSASDLKTERSSSQTETQKMFVDIKGAVKNEGVYELSNGSRVTDVVKLAGGFTEDADKKSVNLAEKVTDESVIYVARVDENVAPATTNSQANGSAQQEESSDKINLNTATLAELQTISGIGAKRAQDIIDYRDANGGFSSVDDLANVSGIGEKILEKLKSEVTVD from the coding sequence ATGATTGAAGAAATAAAAGAAAAACTTTTGGAGAACAAAACGTTGGCAGCGGTATTGGGGATAATACTTGTCATGATAATCGGATTTTTTGCTTGGTTAAATGTGACAAAAACAACAGCGGATGCGCAAAATGACCTACCTGCCCTAAGCACGACTTTTTCGACAAGTAGTAGCGCAAGTGATTTAAAAACAGAACGTTCAAGTTCGCAAACTGAGACTCAAAAAATGTTTGTAGATATCAAAGGTGCTGTGAAAAATGAGGGGGTTTATGAGCTTTCAAACGGTAGCCGTGTGACAGATGTGGTCAAATTAGCAGGTGGTTTTACAGAAGATGCTGATAAGAAGTCGGTGAATCTGGCTGAAAAAGTAACCGATGAATCGGTGATTTATGTGGCAAGAGTTGATGAAAATGTTGCTCCTGCAACGACTAATTCACAAGCAAATGGCAGCGCTCAACAGGAAGAAAGTTCAGATAAAATCAACCTTAATACCGCAACTTTGGCGGAACTCCAGACGATTTCTGGCATTGGCGCCAAACGTGCCCAAGATATTATTGACTACCGTGATGCTAATGGTGGTTTTTCATCAGTTGATGACTTAGCGAATGTGTCTGGTATCGGAGAAAAAATACTAGAAAAGCTAAAATCTGAGGTGACCGTTGATTAA